The Avibacterium sp. 20-132 genome segment AAAATGCGGAAGAACTACGTGAAGTTGTACGTCAAGTGCCGTTAGATCGTTTATTGGTGGAAACCGATAGCCCTTACCTTGCGCCTGTGCCTTATCGTGGAAAACAAAATCAGCCTGCTTATACTCGTGAAGTGTGTGATTATGTTGCTACCTTGAAAGGGCTTTCAAGTGAGGAATTTGCCCAAATAACCACACAAAATTTTGAGCGTTTGTTCAAAATTCAGGTACAATAAAACATTACCTTAGCTGGAGGAAGAAACAATGCGACGCTTTTTTAAATATTTTTTCATTTTGATCATCTTTTTATTTCACGGTTTTTTATTTGCCCTTGTAAACTATGTTACCCCTCATTATGATGTAACCCGAGTAACAGGCGTGGAAGTAAAACGGGTGGATAAAGATGGTCCAATCACCAAATCGAATCCAGCAGATGGCCCGACCCGTGATGTGTATTATATTTATACGCAAAAACCGAATGAAGATAAGGTGATGGTGTATCGCAATGAAGATACACGCTGGAGTTTTCCTTTCTATTTCAAATTTGGCTCTGCCGATTTACAAGCCAAAGCACAAAGCTTTGCTGTGGAGCATAAATTGGTACAAGTGAAATATTATGGCTGGCGTTTAGTGCTATTTGATGAATTCCGTAATGCCACCTCAATCAAAGAAGTTACCTTAGATGAAGGGGCGTCTTACCCAATTCTGTCTTATGTATTTTATTTCTTCTTGTTGATTACACTGTTCTTCTCAATCCAATTTGTGCGTGGTTGGTTTGATAGCGAAAAATAAGTGTCAAAATCAGGTGAAAGTGGTGTATCTTGCGATGCACCATTTTTCTTCTAAGGATAATAAAAATGGGATTATTTGAAGCAATATTAAGTTTAACCGCCTTAATTGGCGTCAGTGCGGTGATTTCTTCTGCAGAAATTTCATTAGCGGGAGCAAGAAAATTAAAACTACAAAGCCTTGAAAATGAAGGCGATGAACGAGCAAGATTAGTGCTACAACTGCAAGCGCAACCGGGGCGATTTATCACCGTGGTGCAAATTGGCTTGAATATGGTGGCAATTTTAGGTGGGGTGATTGGCGAAAGTGCCATTAGTCCTGTGCTAGAAAAATTACTTGCCCAATATAGCCACGCAGAATGGCTGCAAAGTGCCGCATCTTGGTTGTCTTTTGCCATTGTAACCATTGCGTTTATTTTGCTGGCGGATCTGATTCCTAAACGCCTTGCAATGACCAATCCCGAAGCTGTCGCGTTGCGTACTGTGCGCATTATGCTGTTCTGCATTTTCTTATTTAAGCCTATCGTGTGGCTGTTTGATGCTATTGCCAACGGCGTATTTCGCTTATTGCGTATTTCTACCGTGCGAGAAGATAACCTGACCCCTGAAGATATTGTGGCGCTGATGGACGCAGGGGCAGAAGCAGGTGTGTTAAAAGCGCAAGAACATTATTTGATCGAAAATATTTTCGATATGCAAGAACGCACGGTGACTTCCACAATGACCACGCGTGAAAATATTGTGTTTTTAGACCGCACTTTTGATCGTGAAAAGGTGGTGGCAACGATTAAATCTAATCCGCATTCTAAATTGCTCATTTGCGATAATGGATTGGATAAAATTTTAGGTTATATTGAATCACATAGCTTACTCACACTGTATTTACAAGAACAACAGGTTTCCCTTACGGATCAGCGTGTTTTGCGTAAACCACTATTTATTCCTGATACCTTATCCTTGTTTGAAGTGCTGGAATTGTTTAAATCTGCTGGTGAAGATTTTGCCGTGATTGTGAATGAATACGCGTTGGTGGTAGGAATTGTAACGCTCAATGATGTAATGAGTATTGTAATGGGCGAATTAGTTTCGAGTGAAGAAGAGCAAATTGTTCGCCGTGATGAAAGCTCGTGGCTGATTGACGGTGCAACACCTTTAGAAGATGTGATGCGCGCCTTAGAAATAGAAAATTTCCCCGATGCAGAAAATTATGAAACTATCGGTGGATTTATGATGTATATGTTACGTAAAATCCCGAAAAAAACTGACTTTGTTCTCTATGATAACTATAAATTTGAAATTATTGATACAGAGAATTTTAAAATCGATCAGTTAATGGTTTCCCTTAGAAAAGATTAATTTTAGAGAATAAAAAACCCTACGTCAGTAGGGTTTTTTATACACTTAATCTTATTTCGTGCTTGGAATGCTGAAACGTTTGTTGAAGCGTTCAACACGACCACCAGTATCAACAACACGTTGTTTACCTGTGTAGAATGGGTGGCAGTTGCTGCACACGTCCAAGTTCAAATCTTTACCTAAAGTTGAACGAGTTTTGATCACATTACCGCAAGAACAAGTTGCCGTAATTTCTTTATATTCTGGGTGAATACCTTGTTTCATAGAAAACCTCAATTTGAAGCCACTCCGCTCTCTAAAACTGAATTTAGCACCGAGTGTGGTTAATATTACACTTATAGCACATCGCCATAAGCAAGATCTTTCATTTAAGCTCGCAGATTATACCGAAAAAAAAGGAATATTCAAGGGGCGAGATTATTCCGCTATAATAAGCGCAATTTTTGTTTGTTAAGGCTCGCATAATGAAACTTGTCCGTGTGGCGCTAGCCGTGCCATTATTCCAATTTTTTGATTATCTTCTGCCAGAGGGCTTCTCTCCTGCGGTAGGGGGGCGTGTGATTGTGCCATTTGGAAGGCAGAAACGCGTGGGGATCGTGGTAGATTTGCCGAGCCAAAGTGAGGTTGCCCCACAACAGCTTAAAGCAATCTTGACCGTACTTGATGAGCAAACTCTGTTTAATGAACCTGTGTGGCAATTGATCCACTGGGCGGCAAATTATTATCAAGCGCCATTGGGTGAAGCCTTATTCCAAGCGCTGCCGGTGAAATTGCGGCAAGGGGAAAGTGCGGTGGAAAATTCGCCCGTTTTTTTCCGCATTACCGAACAGGGGGAACAAGCCTTACGTGAGCATTCACTTAAACGAGCGAAGAAACAGCAAGAAGCATTGCAGTTATTAGCTCAACAACCACTGGAAAAAGGGCAAACGCCCTTTTCTACTACAATTTGGCAGCATTTAAAAGAAAAAGGTTATATAGAGGAATACGAACAACAGAAAGTGAGCCGTCCTTGGTATGATCTTGATCAGCCCATTGTTAATGAAGAGAATAAGCATCGTTTAAACAAAGAACAAGCCTTAGCATTAGGGCAAATTGTATTTCATCAAGGCTTTGCCGTTTGGTTGATTGATGGCGTAACAGGTTCGGGCAAAACAGAAATTTATTTGCAAAGCATTGAAGAAACTTTGAAAAAAGGGCGACAAGTGCTAGTCCTTGTGCCTGAAATTGGGCTAACGCCACAAACGGTACAACGTTTTAAAGCACGTTTTAATGTCGTGATTGATGTATTACATTCAAATTTGAATGATAACCAACGCTTACAGGCGTGGCAGCGTGCAAAATCAGGACAAAGTGCCATAATCATTGGCACAAGATCGGCATTATTCACGCAATTTGCGGATCTTGGCTTGATTGTGATAGATGAAGAACACGACAGCTCTTTTAAACAGCAAGATGGCTGGCGTTATCACGCACGGGATTTGGCGGTGGTGTATGCAAAACAATTAGAGATTCCTATTTTATTGGGGTCAGCAACGCCAAGTTTAGAAAGCCTGAATAACGTGAAATTAGGCAAATACCAGCACATTATTTTGCAAAAAAGAGCAGGAAATAGCACCGCACTTCAACAATTCGTGATTGATTTAAAACATCAGCGTATGCAAAATGGATTGTCAGATGCCCTTGCTAATAAAATGCAGGAACATTTACAACAAGGCAACCAAGTCTTGCTGTTTTTAAACCGTCGGGGCTTTGCACCCGTGTTATTTTGCCACGAATGTGGTTGGATTGCAGAATGCCAACATTGTGAAAAACCTTATACTTATCATCAACATCAGCGTGTATTACGTTGCCATCATTGCAGCTCGCAAAAGCCCATTCCTATGCAATGTGGGCATTGTGGCTCAACCCACTTAATGACCACTGGACTTGGCACCGAACAGCTTGAAGAAACCTTAACACAACGCTTCCCCGATTATGTGGTAACGCGTATTGATCGTGATAGCACAGCGCGCAAAGGTAAGTTAGAACAGCATTTGCAAGATATTCAACAAGGCAAAAGCCAGATTTTAATTGGTACACAAATGCTTGCTAAAGGACATCATTTTCCTAATGTCACCTTAGTTGGATTGCTGAATGTGGATAATGCGTTATTTTCTGTAGATTTTCGTGCTGAAGAGCGACTTGCTCAGCTTTATATTCAAGTCGCAGGACGAGCTGGACGTGGCGACAAACGTGGAGAAGTGGTATTGCAAACCCATTATCCAGATCACCCTTTATTACGCACCTTATTAAAAGAGGGGTATGGCGAATTTGCCCAACACGCCTTGCAATTACGCCAGCAAATGGGATTGCCGCCTTATCATTCACAAGCCTTATTTCGTGCGCAAAGCCGTCATAGTGAAGAAGCTGAACAGTTTTTACAGCAAATTGCGCAACAATTACAACAGCAAAATGTGGCAGGTTTACAAATTTATGGTCCTTTACCTGCGCCATTTAGCAAAAAAGCGGGGGCTTACCGTTGGCAGTTATTATTACAACATTCGTCAAAAGCAAAATTACAGCAAGTATTAAGCCAGTTTAAACAGGATATTCCGCAAAAAGCCCATCAAGTCCGTTGGGTGTTAGATGTCGATCCGTTAGATTTAAGTTAAAACTCGCTAGCCATTGCCCCTATTTTTCAGTAGAATTGGAACAATTTTGTCGGATGAAATGAGGGGAAATTTATTTTCTCATCTGTTTTATTGAATAATGATCTTGATTTTTATTCATTATACAATTTAATCGCAATCTTCCATCGCGAATAATACGCGATTTCCGAAAGCAAATTTAGCGTAAATTTCCACCGCACTTTTAAATATAGGGTTTTATTGTGGCTCAACGTGATTATGCTCGCCGTACAGGCAAACCAAAGAAAAAAGCAAAAAAGGTTAATAAACCACTGATTTTAGGGATTGCCGCATTAGTGATCGGCATTTTTGTAGCGGGATTATTCTTGTTAAAAGAAAAATCTAATGACATTGCCCCTGTGCTGATAACGCCAGAGAAAAACACACCAAAAAGTGTGTTGCCTACACCGCCTGAAGAAGTGTGGAGCTATATTAAAGCCTTGGAAACCCGCACTGTGCCAGTGGACGATAATCCAAAATCATTGGAAAAAAATATGCGTTTAACGGAAGAGCAGAAAAAAGTGCTAATCGAAATGGAAAAAGAGCAAAAAGCCGCCGAGGCAGCACGTTTAAAACAATTAGAAGAACGTAAAAAAGCAGAAGAGCTTGCTGCAAAAGAAGCGGCAAGAAAGCCTGCGCCTGTAAAAGTAGAAGTTAGTGAAAGCAAGCCTACAGTGGTAGAAACAACCTCTGTTGTGAAAGCGAAAGAAGACAGCAAAAAAGTGGAAACACCAAAAAAAGCGGAAACACCGAAGAAAGTGGAAACCGCCGTAGCGAAAAATACCGATGGAGAGAGAAAATACGGCTTGCAATGTGGCGCATTTAAAAATCGTCAGCAAGCAGAAAATATTCAAGCGAAATTGGTTTTAGCAGGATTTAATGCACGCGTAAATAGCAGTGCGGATTGGAATCGTGTCGTGATTGGACCTGTGGGAGATCGCACAACCACACAAAAGACACTTGAAAAGGCGAAGTCAATCACCACTTGTGTGTTAATTGGAATGTAAAATCGAACGAAATCACATCAGCCACCTTTTTAAAGGTGGCTTTTTTTTCGCTTGTATTTTGATTTATTTATTGCGAAAAAATAAAAAATCATTAAAATGAACGAACGTTCATTCAGTCCATTCTGTTACTGTGTGTAACTTCCTTTTATTAATTTTTTTAAGGTTATTTTAATGCGTCAATCTGAAAATGAGATGACCGAGCAAATCTTTTTAGCGACAGAAAGGCTTATGGCAGAAGGTGGATTGCATAATCTGTCGATGCACAAAATCGCCAAAGCAGCCAATATTTCTGCGGGAACAATTTATATTTACTTTAAAAGTAAAGAAGAATTGTTAAAAGCCTTTGCTCGTAGAGTGTTTACTCTTTTTTCTAAGGAATTAGAAAAAAATTACGATGAAAACCAACCGCACTTTGAACAATATCGTCAAATGTGGTGGAACATTTGGCATTATTTACAAGACAATCCAATGATTGTGGTGAATATGAGCCAATATCAATCCTTACCTGATTTCTATCAAATTTGTATGGAACAGGAAAAACAAACCCTATGGTATGCGTTTTGCCAAAAAGCAAATCAAGCTGGAGTATTATGTGATTTACCGCCGAAAATATTATTTTCATTAGGTTTAGAAAGTGCGATTAATTTAGCATACGATCACGCTTTTATAAAAACTGAAATTGAAAATGATATTTTAGAGGAAGTTATTATAAGAACTTGGCGATCAATGCAAAAATAGTTTAGTTATAGTTATTATGGAGTTTTTTTATGAGTCTTAATACTCAACCAACGGTTAAAAAACGTTCTCACGTTTTTTGGACGAAGCTGATTTTAATTGTTATTGCCTTAATTTTTATTGGAATGATTGCGGCAAATATTGGCAAAGGCATTGCAATTGGAAAATATATGTCCAGTTTGCCAGAAACGGCAAATCCTGTTACTGCCATGAAAGTGGAAGCAAAGGAATGGACGCCTGTTATTGAAACTACTGGTTTAGTGAGACCAAACCAAGGGGCAATGTTAAGTGCACAAACTGCAGGTACTGTAGCGAAAGTACTAGTTCAATCTGGGCAAGCGGTGAAAAAAGGCGATGTGTTAGTGCAATTAGATAGCTCGGTAGAACAGGCAAATTTATCGGCTTCGCAAGCACAGCTTTCTTCGGTGAAGCAAACCTATCAACGCTATCTCAATCTTTATAAAACGAAAAGTGTTTCGCAACAAGAATTAGATAATGCCAAAGCCAGTTATGATGCTTTAATGGCAAATATTGAAGCATTGAAAGCAACAATTGAACGTCGTCAGATTGTTGCTCCTTTTGATGGAGTTACGGGTATTGTAAAAGTGAATGTCGGGCAATATGTAACAATGGGCAGTGAAATTGTTCGTGTTGAAGATCGTAGCCAAATGAAAGTTGATTTTTCTGTTGCACAAAATGTGTTAGATCAATTGCATTTACAACAAAAGGTTACCGCGACAGCGGATGCGCGTTTAGGGGAAACATTTGGGGCAAAAATTACAGCAATTGAGCCAGCAATTAATGGCGCAACAGGTCTTGTAGATGTGCAAGCCACATTTGATCCAGAAGATGGACAAAAATTGCTTTCTGGTATGTTCACTCGTTTACGCATCGCTTTACCAACAGAACAAAATCAGGTTGTCGTGCCACAAGTTGCGGTGAGCTACAATATGTACGGCGAAATTGCCTATGTTTTAACCGCACTTTCTAATGATGAAAAACAAACTTTATTAGATAATGATAAATTTCCACACAAAGATGACATTGATAAGGTATATCGTGCGAAACAAATCACTGTCTTTACCAAAGATCGTCAAGGCATTTATGCGCAATTAAAAGGCGATGATGTGAAAGTGGGGGATTTAATCATCACGGGCGGTCAGCAGCGTATTGGTAATGGCAGCTTAGTTTTTGTGACGGATAAAGCGGGTGTTGGTACAGCAGAACCTGTGAAGAAAACTAATCTTTAATTTAGGAAGTGTGTGAATGAAATTTACAGATATTTTTATTCGTCGCCCTGTATTAGCAGTTTCGATTAGCTTGCTGATTATTATTTTGGGGTTGCAAGCTATTTCAAAGCTCAGTGTACGTGAATATCCCAAAATGACCACAACGGTAATTAATGTTACGACAACTTACCCAGGGGCAGATGCAAACTTAATTCAGGCTTTTGTTACCTCTAAATTGGAAGAAGCAATTGCACAAGCAGATAATATTGATTATATGTCTTCTGAAAGCCGTCCTAATGCTTCAGCAATTACGGTAAAAATGAAGTTAAATACAGATCCAAATGCAGCATTAGCCGATGTGTTAGCAAAAGTAAATTCAGTACGTTCTGCATTACCAAATGGAATTGATGATCCGGCAATTACCTCATCAACTGGGGGATCGGGCATCATGTATATTAGTTTCCGTTCTAATAAGTTAGATGCAAGCCAAGTAACGGACTATATTGAACGTGTAGTAAAACCACAATTCTTTACCATTGAAGGGGTGGCAAAAGTTTCCATTTATGGGGCATCACAATATGCCATGCGTATTTGGTTAGATCCACAAAAAATGGCATCGCAAAACCTTTCCGCACCAGAAGTGATGGCAGCTTTATCAGCCAATAACGTTCAAACAGCAGCAGGAAACGATAACGGTTATTTTACGGTATATAAAAATAAAGTTGAAACTACGACCAAAACCGTAGAGCAATTACGTAATTTAATTGTTTATTCTAAAGGGGATAATTTAGTTCGTTTACGTGATATTGCAGAGGTAGAATTAAATAAAGAAAGTGATGATAGCCGTGCGGTTGCAAATGGTTCTGATTCTGTTGTGTTAGCTATTGATCCAGCCTCAACAGCGAATCCACTAACTGTTGCAAAAAATATTCGTCCATTATATGAGAGTATTAAACGTAATCTACCTGATAGTATGGAAACGGATATCTTATATGACCGTACTATTGCTATTAATAGTTCTATTGATGAAGTGGTAAAAACCATTTTAGAGGCAACCATTATCGTATTGGTGGTGATTACCTTATTTATTGGTTCATTCCGAGCGATTTTAATTCCTGTCATTACCATTCCAATTTCTTTAATTGGGGTGATTATGATGTTGCAAGCGTTTGATTTTTCCATCAATCTCATGACGTTGCTAGCATTAATTCTGGCAATTGGGCTTGTGGTGGACGATGCGATTGTGGTGCTAGAAAACGTGGATCGTCATATTAAATTAGGCGAAACACCATTTCGAGCTGCAATTATAGGGACAAGAGAAATTGCTGTTCCTGTTATTTCGATGACCATTGCATTGATTGCAGTATATTCTCCAATGGCATTAATGAGTGGAATTACAGGTTCACTGTTTAAAGAGTTTGCACTCACTTTAGCTGGTGCGGTATTTATTTCAGGGATTGTGGCGTTAACGCTTTCTCCAATGATGAGTAGTAAATTGCTTAAGCCACATACTGAACCGTCAAAACTTGAGCAACGTATCGAAAATACTTTAGGAAAATTAACCCGCACTTATGAATACCTGCTAGGTATCATTATGAATAGCCGTAAGTTTGTATTGGCTTTTGCTGTGGTAATCTTTGCAACATTGCCAATGCTATTTAATTCTCTTTCTAGCGAATTAACCCCTGTTGAAGATAAAGGCGCATTTTTGGCATTAGGTACGGCACCTGCAAATGTGAATGTGGATTATGTACAAGGGGCAATGAAAGGTTATGAAGATATTTTGAAAAATACCGAAGAAGTCGGTTTTTCAATGGTTATCTCAGGTGCACCAAGTTCGAATCAATCTCTAAATGTCGTAACGCTGAAAGATTGGAAAGAACGTTCACGTAAACAAAGTGAAGTGCTTGCTGAATTAAATCAAAAAGCCCAAGCTATTCCTGAAATTTCGGTGAGTGGTTTCGCTTTCCCTGAAATTGAAACCGGTGAACAAGGCCCACCAGTGAGCTTTGTGATTAGTACAGCGAAGGATTATAAAGAATTGGCAGACATTGCCGGGGCTTTTTTAGATAAAATGAAAAACTCAGGGCAGTTTGTGTATACCTCTTTAGCGTTGAAATTTGATACCGCGCAGATGAAAATCACCATTGATAAAGAAAAAGCGGGAACCTATGGGGTATCTATGCAGCAAATTAGTAATACACTAGGTAGCTATCTTTCTGCTGCAACCATCACCCGTGTAGATATTGATGGACGTGCGTATAAAGTGATTTCACAAGTTAAGCGCAAAGATCGTTTATCTCCAGAAAGTATGGATAACTATTATGTCAAAGCAAGTAATGGCGAATCTGTACCGTTAAGCAGTTTTTTAACGGTAACGCTTGAATCACAGCCAAGTTCATTACCTCGTTTTAGCCAGTTAAATTCTGCGATTATTGGTGCAGTGCCTTCACCAACAATTAGTATTGGTGATGCGGTGAAGTGGTTACAAGACACAGCGAATCAGGATTTACCACAAGGCTATAACTACGACTTCAAAGGTGAAGCACGTCAGCTTGTACAAGAAGGCAATTCATTAGGCGTTACTTTTGCCTTAGCAGTGATTATTATCTTCCTTGTGTTAGCAATTCAATTTGAATCTATCCGCGATCCATTAGTGATTATGATTTCTGTACCACTTGCTGTGAGTGGCGCGTTATTTGCCTTAAATTTATTTGGTTTCTTCGGTATTGCTGGAACAACCTTAAATATTTACTCACAAGTGGGCTTGATTACGCTTGTAGGCTTAATTACGAAACACGGTATCTTAATGTGTGAAGTGGCAAAAGAAGAGCAGCTTTATCATCATAAAAATCGAATGGAAGCAATTATGTCTGCGGCCAAAGTTCGTTTACGTCCTATTTTAATGACAACCGCTGCAATGATTGCAGGGTTAATTCCATTGCTATATGCGACAGGCGCAGGTGCAGTGTCTCGCTTTAGTATTGGTATTGTGATCGTAGCAGGATTGGCAATTGGTACGCTCTTTACCTTGTTCATCTTGCCTGTCATTTATACTTATATCGCAAGTGAGCATAAACCATTACCAGAGTTTGATGAAAGCATCAAACCTATTGAAGACAATGGTCAGCATTAATTAATCATCAAAAAATCAAAAGCTACCTCTGGGTAGCTTTTTTATTGACGAAAAAAGAAAGTGCGGGGAGATTTTGCGGAATTTTATAAAAAAATGAGAAAAAAGCACCGCACTTTAAAAATTAAAAAATCTTTCCTAGCGATTGAGTTAGATTGCCCTTTGCTGTAAACTAACATCCCGTCTTATTACAATGATTATCAATTTTTTCATCTCAACAAATTAGGTTCTATTTATGGCTACCAACTATATTTTTGTAACGGGCGGCGTGGTTTCTTCCCTTGGTAAAGGGATTGCAGCGGCATCATTGGCCGCAATTTTAGAAGCTCGTGGTTTGAATGTAACCATTATGAAACTGGATCCTTATATTAATGTGGATCCCGGCACAATGAGTCCAACCCAACACGGTGAAGTATTTGTGACCCAAGACGGCGCAGAAACGGATCTCGATCTCGGGCATTATGAGCGTTTTATTCGCACTAAAATGACCAAACGCAATAATTTCACTACGGGTAAAATTTATTCTGAAGTCTTACGCAAAGAGCGTCGAGGCGACTATCTTGGGGCGACCATTCAAGTTATCCCACATATCACCAACGAAATTAAAGCTCGCGTGATTGATGGCGCAGCGGGACACGATGTGGCTATCGTGGAAGTGGGCGGAACAGTGGGGGATATTGAATCATTACCGTTCTTAGAGGCATTACGTCAGCTTGCTGTGCAAGTGGGGCGTGAACGTACGATTTTTATGCACCTAACCCTTGTGCCTTATATTCCAACAGCGGGCGAAGTGAAAACCAAGCCAACGCAACATTCAGTTAAAGAATTGCTCTCAATTGGAATTCAGCCTGATGTGTTAATTTGCCGTTCTGATCGTATGATCCCACCGAATGAACGTGCCAAAATTGCCTTGTTCTGTAATGTGCCAGAACGTGCGGTGATTTCGTTAAAAGATGTGAATTCTATTTATCAGATTCCAGCTTTATTGAAATCACAAGGCCTAGATGAGTTTATTTGTCAGCGTTTCCAGCTAGATTGCCCTGAAGCGGATTTAAGCGAATGGGAGCAAGTGCTTTATCAACAAGCTAACCCAACAGGTGAAGTAACCATTGGTATGGTAGGGAAATATATTGAGTTACCTGATGCTTATAAATCCGTGAATGAAGCATTAAAACACGGGGGATTAAAAAACCGTCTAAATGTGAATATTAAGTATATTGATTCAGAAGATGTTGAAAGCAAAGGTACAGAGGTGCTAAAAGGCTTAGATGGTATTTTAGTGCCGGGTGGCTTTGGCTATCGTGGGGTGGAAGGCAAAATTCGCACCGCACAATATGCCCGAGAAAACAACATTCCGTACTTAGGCATTTGTTTAGGAATGCAAGTGGCATTAATTGAATATGCGCGTCATAAAGCAGGATTGACCGAAGCAAATTCCACTGAGTTTGATAAAAATTGTAAACAACCTGTGGTGGGCTTAATTACAGAATGGCAAGATGCAGAAGGAAATATCGAAACCCGTAGTGATAAGTCTGATCTTGGTGGCACAATGCGTTTAGGCGCACAGCAATGTCATCTTGCCGAAGGCAGCCGAGCGCGTGAGCTATATGGTGCAGAAACCATTGAAGAGCGTCATCGTCATCGTTACGAGGTAAACAATACCCTATTACCACAAATTGAAAAAGCCGGTTTAAAAGTAACAGGGCTATCTGCGGATAAAAAATTAGTGGAAATTATTGAAGTACCAAATCACCCTTGGTTTGTTGCTTGTCAGTTCCACCCTGAATTTACCTCAACTCCACGTGATGGTCATCCATTATTTGAGGGCTTTGTCAAGGCAGCAAAAGAACATCAGAAAAATAGTTAAAAAATAGTGTTTTGATCAAATAAGCAGTATTTTTAACAAGACAAATTCAGAAAAACGCTTTACTATAAGTGCGATTTTTCAAGAATTCATTTTGAACTTAAAAGAGGAAAATAAAATGGCGAAAATCGTTAAAATTATTGGTCGTGAAATCATTGACTCGCGCGGTAACCCAACTGTTGAAGCAGAAGTTCACCTTGAAGGTGGTTTTGTCGGTCTGGCTGCTGCACCATCTGGCGCATCAACAGGTTCTCGTGAAGCATTAGAATTACGCGATGGCGATAAATCTCGTTTCTTAGGTAAAGGTGTGTTAAAAGCGGTTGAAGCGGTAAATGGCCCAATCGCACAAGCCTTAGTGGGTAAAGATGCCACTAACCAAGCAGAAATCGACCAAATTATGATCGACTTAGACGGCACGGAAAATAAATCTAAATTCGGTGCAAATGCAATTTTAGCGGTTTCTCTTGCTAACGCGAAAGCAGCGGCAGCATCTAAAGGTTTACCACTTTATGCGTGGATTGCAGAGCTAAACGGCACACCGGGCGTTTACTCAATGCCATTACCAATGATGAACATTATCAATGGTGGTGAACACGCAGATAACAACGTGGATATTCAAGAGTTTATGATCCAACCAGTGGGTGCGAAAACCTTAAAAGAAGCACTACGTATCGGTGCTGAAGTATTCCATAACCTTGCTAAAGTATTAAAATCTAAAGGTTTAAGCACCGCAGTAGGTGATGAGGGTGGTTTTGCACCTAACCTAGAATCAAATGCAGCAGCGCTTGCTTGTATCAAAGAAGCGGTAGAGAAAGCCGGTTATGTATTAGGTAAAGATGTTACATTGGCAATGGACTGTGCATCATCTGAATTCTACAACAAAGAAAACGGTATGTACGAAATGAAAGGTGAAGGTAAATCATTCACTTCTCAAGAAT includes the following:
- a CDS encoding TetR/AcrR family transcriptional regulator, with product MRQSENEMTEQIFLATERLMAEGGLHNLSMHKIAKAANISAGTIYIYFKSKEELLKAFARRVFTLFSKELEKNYDENQPHFEQYRQMWWNIWHYLQDNPMIVVNMSQYQSLPDFYQICMEQEKQTLWYAFCQKANQAGVLCDLPPKILFSLGLESAINLAYDHAFIKTEIENDILEEVIIRTWRSMQK
- the rpmE gene encoding 50S ribosomal protein L31, with product MKQGIHPEYKEITATCSCGNVIKTRSTLGKDLNLDVCSNCHPFYTGKQRVVDTGGRVERFNKRFSIPSTK
- the priA gene encoding primosomal protein N'; the encoded protein is MKLVRVALAVPLFQFFDYLLPEGFSPAVGGRVIVPFGRQKRVGIVVDLPSQSEVAPQQLKAILTVLDEQTLFNEPVWQLIHWAANYYQAPLGEALFQALPVKLRQGESAVENSPVFFRITEQGEQALREHSLKRAKKQQEALQLLAQQPLEKGQTPFSTTIWQHLKEKGYIEEYEQQKVSRPWYDLDQPIVNEENKHRLNKEQALALGQIVFHQGFAVWLIDGVTGSGKTEIYLQSIEETLKKGRQVLVLVPEIGLTPQTVQRFKARFNVVIDVLHSNLNDNQRLQAWQRAKSGQSAIIIGTRSALFTQFADLGLIVIDEEHDSSFKQQDGWRYHARDLAVVYAKQLEIPILLGSATPSLESLNNVKLGKYQHIILQKRAGNSTALQQFVIDLKHQRMQNGLSDALANKMQEHLQQGNQVLLFLNRRGFAPVLFCHECGWIAECQHCEKPYTYHQHQRVLRCHHCSSQKPIPMQCGHCGSTHLMTTGLGTEQLEETLTQRFPDYVVTRIDRDSTARKGKLEQHLQDIQQGKSQILIGTQMLAKGHHFPNVTLVGLLNVDNALFSVDFRAEERLAQLYIQVAGRAGRGDKRGEVVLQTHYPDHPLLRTLLKEGYGEFAQHALQLRQQMGLPPYHSQALFRAQSRHSEEAEQFLQQIAQQLQQQNVAGLQIYGPLPAPFSKKAGAYRWQLLLQHSSKAKLQQVLSQFKQDIPQKAHQVRWVLDVDPLDLS
- the ftsN gene encoding cell division protein FtsN encodes the protein MAQRDYARRTGKPKKKAKKVNKPLILGIAALVIGIFVAGLFLLKEKSNDIAPVLITPEKNTPKSVLPTPPEEVWSYIKALETRTVPVDDNPKSLEKNMRLTEEQKKVLIEMEKEQKAAEAARLKQLEERKKAEELAAKEAARKPAPVKVEVSESKPTVVETTSVVKAKEDSKKVETPKKAETPKKVETAVAKNTDGERKYGLQCGAFKNRQQAENIQAKLVLAGFNARVNSSADWNRVVIGPVGDRTTTQKTLEKAKSITTCVLIGM
- a CDS encoding hemolysin family protein, with the protein product MGLFEAILSLTALIGVSAVISSAEISLAGARKLKLQSLENEGDERARLVLQLQAQPGRFITVVQIGLNMVAILGGVIGESAISPVLEKLLAQYSHAEWLQSAASWLSFAIVTIAFILLADLIPKRLAMTNPEAVALRTVRIMLFCIFLFKPIVWLFDAIANGVFRLLRISTVREDNLTPEDIVALMDAGAEAGVLKAQEHYLIENIFDMQERTVTSTMTTRENIVFLDRTFDREKVVATIKSNPHSKLLICDNGLDKILGYIESHSLLTLYLQEQQVSLTDQRVLRKPLFIPDTLSLFEVLELFKSAGEDFAVIVNEYALVVGIVTLNDVMSIVMGELVSSEEEQIVRRDESSWLIDGATPLEDVMRALEIENFPDAENYETIGGFMMYMLRKIPKKTDFVLYDNYKFEIIDTENFKIDQLMVSLRKD
- a CDS encoding DUF1523 family protein, yielding MRRFFKYFFILIIFLFHGFLFALVNYVTPHYDVTRVTGVEVKRVDKDGPITKSNPADGPTRDVYYIYTQKPNEDKVMVYRNEDTRWSFPFYFKFGSADLQAKAQSFAVEHKLVQVKYYGWRLVLFDEFRNATSIKEVTLDEGASYPILSYVFYFFLLITLFFSIQFVRGWFDSEK